In a genomic window of Pseudomonadota bacterium:
- a CDS encoding histidine phosphatase family protein, which yields MRRSLQPQRRVQRDAPVPMYAAAVPSEVPQAEAAADRIAALKNVAAVYASPMERTRETAAPIAKARKLRVRQAKGLIECDFGDWTGKKLADLRKLDEWKTVQRYPSGFRFP from the coding sequence GTGCGCCGGTCGCTGCAGCCGCAGCGCCGCGTCCAGCGCGACGCGCCGGTGCCGATGTACGCCGCCGCCGTCCCGTCGGAGGTGCCGCAGGCCGAGGCCGCCGCCGACCGGATCGCCGCGCTGAAGAACGTCGCCGCGGTGTACGCGTCGCCGATGGAACGAACCCGGGAGACGGCGGCGCCGATCGCCAAGGCCCGCAAGCTCCGCGTCCGTCAGGCCAAGGGCCTGATCGAGTGCGACTTCGGTGACTGGACGGGCAAGAAGCTCGCCGATCTCCGCAAGCTCGACGAGTGGAAGACCGTGCAGCGCTACCCGAGCGGCTTCCGCTTCCCCG